The following nucleotide sequence is from Luteibaculum oceani.
GTCCTGTTAAAAGATGCCGAAGGATTTGCAAGTGGTTTGGGTACTACTGCGGGTTCCGCCATTTTTAACGGGGTTATCATTCCCGCCACCGTAATTTTTGTTGTGGTTTTAGGTGGATTGGCCAAAGGAATAGAGCTAAGCCGAAAAGTTATTATTCGTGACGGTATCACTTTGATTGTCTGTGAGTTAATACTTATTTTTTTTATAAGTGGAAACGAGTTAAGAGCCATTCACGGACTTCTTTTAATGTTTCTATATGCAGGGTATGTGGCGATAATGCTTCTTGGGATGACCAAAAATGAGTTCAAAGTTAGTCCCGCAGACTTTAGCCCAGAACGCGACCCCCTTCTCAATAAAAATCAAAACCCTTTATTAACGGCACTATTTTTTAGCTGGCTAGATTTGCCACGCTGGTTATTCTCAAGACCAAATAGAAATAAAGCCATAGGTCTTTTGGCGTTCTCCGCAATAATTATGGGTTTTGCCTGCCACCTTTTAGTAGAGGCTTGCATTTGGTTGGGTAGCGATGAGTTTACCCTTTTTGGGTCCACATTTGCGGGGGTTGGGATACCGGTATATTTTCTTTCTGTTATTGTAGCGTCAGCAGCAACCAGTTTGCCCGATACGATACTTTCTATGAA
It contains:
- a CDS encoding sodium:calcium antiporter — protein: MGILLALVVIYFACIIIARASDGFEAAADYLGRNLTDGVKGATINAIGSSLPELMTTFFFLVLLKDAEGFASGLGTTAGSAIFNGVIIPATVIFVVVLGGLAKGIELSRKVIIRDGITLIVCELILIFFISGNELRAIHGLLLMFLYAGYVAIMLLGMTKNEFKVSPADFSPERDPLLNKNQNPLLTALFFSWLDLPRWLFSRPNRNKAIGLLAFSAIIMGFACHLLVEACIWLGSDEFTLFGSTFAGVGIPVYFLSVIVASAATSLPDTILSMKDARKGNYDDAVSNALGSNIFDICFALGFPLFLYTLIYGPIDMTTSSTSDVGELRILLLAVTGLAFLIFFKSRSMKLKQAWMLVALYGLFSVYIIGRALGWTALEPLAETLNNISNYLGGLF